Within the Glycine soja cultivar W05 chromosome 3, ASM419377v2, whole genome shotgun sequence genome, the region TGAGTTCTAGATCGAAAGTCTCAATAtttgttatgatttttattttttttaattaaaattgtaaaatattttatgagtttaacttatttttttatttaaaattataactttaaagttgtaagatttttttttgttttgttttaaaactttaaagtcctaagttttatttttttattttttatcactttaAAGTTGtgaagcataattttttttacactttcctatatttcttaaaaaaaattgtaaataaatttttaatttaattatttaataaatgaatgtatttttatttttttatttttatttaattttttatatatatttttatatggttttatttaattttttttatttaatatattttctatattaaatattttctaaatttttggtatattattttatttaatatattttctatacttaatatcttctatatttttttatatgattttatttaatattatctatattattttgtatatttaaataaaacaatatacaaaaaatattgataatattaaataaaattatatcaaaaaatatagaagatattatatatagaaaatatattaaataaaaaaatataaaaaatattgataatattaaataaaatcttatcaaaaaaatatagaagatattatatatagaaaatatattaaataaaaaaatatacaaaaatataaaaaaaatattaaataaaattaaaaaagtaaaaataaattcatttaccaaataattaaattaaaaattatttataatttttataaaaaaatatataaaaaagttgtaaaacaaaaaaaaattatgcttcaAGACTTTAAAGTAACATTCCTAtttaagtaaattatatttaaaatatatttattttaatcaaattaataacttagttatattttataaaatttaattgaataaagtGATAATAAATTCATTATAGTGGTAATaaacactttttattatttactatttaaaatatttgtatttattatatagataaaaaataaattaaaataacaaaaaaacatatttattgcaatttttataatataaaaagtagatgaaaaatttaagtatttaattgtattaaaagatgatgatgaatcatATTTTCTTCACAacctaaacataaaaaaaaaaaaaatcctctcaAGTGATATTATCACCGAATGAGATCGATCCTAAGTCCTAActcttcaataaattttttaatattattaattccaTAAAGTTAAGGTTTAAAGGAATCAATTCACTCGGATCAGCCTGGTGGTAGGAGTTGATGTGAATGTATATATGAGGACTTTGAttcttattgttattattatacacAACAACTACAATAAAAATTGACAGATATTCACACATGATTATTTacgtttttttttcactctcttgCTAACCTTAAGACTCATGTTAACCATTCTTACAGCATCTCTAACAATTGTTTAACTCTAAGTAatgctgctttttttttttcattacaacaaattaaataacatgAAGTTACTTAtacaaactttatttatttgtacTATAAGTAGGACCcacaaaattaagttaaatattttaacaaccTTAATATTAAAGtgaatttttaagtaaaatacttaaatttttgtgaaattatgaaacccataaaattaagataaacaATCCTAACACTTGAATTCAACTGAACCAATATATATTGGTTTTATTTGgattaattttttagtaaattgCATGGTTTGGTTCAATTTGCAATTGGTATttgaaaaatcaaactaaaccaaattaaattgcaaatatttatatttattataatacttTCAATTGCTTTTGTGATTGGGTGAAAGCCTTTGTGGTTGTTTCTTATGGCATGtgcaaaaacaaattaagaactAAATCTATGAATTTATCTGtggaaaaaataaagattttgctGGTTTGAGTGAGCATAAAACAGAACttttattcaaaaagaaagtcaaaACCGATTTTTAATATCTAAATATGATTGCAGCTTGATCATATTATATTAGGTAATTCTCTAAACGCTGCTCAATCAGTGTACTGCAATTTGCTATAATattgataaatgaaaaatatgcatgtagttatttatttatttattttaatgaaaacaacaatttagaaaaattatattattatttgattcaaATATCCAGGACCAGTAAGAATTTTCAGTGGTTTATTCTTTACCACTTGTATAAATGGCAATGCTTCCTGTTGTTGATTCATGCTTGATATATGCATTCTCGATTATGTTActgaaatatacaaaaaatgatacaaagataaaatttaaaatattaaaatccgtaaaaattgatccaaattaaattgcaaaagatTGAGTcggatttaatattatattcaaatCAAGCTGCCTATAACTTTTAAGTTTGTTTCAGATGATTTCTGTTTTAAAAGTCAAACCAAACCGCACTGTCAACATTCCTACCGCCAATAGATGCACGCTACTGCCACCAGTTCAAATCTCCTGGTTCtgtaaagaaagaagaagagaagtgaGAAAGATGAGGGTATTTTTGAGTTTTACTATGCTTTAAAATTAACGGGGGTGTAGGATGAGATTGATAGTGTGCAGGAAGAAAGATCCATTTTCTCACACTGAAATATTATTAGGATCGGCCCAATCCAAATAGCTCAAACTGGATTTTGATACTTAGTGACTAATTATATaacaattgtttaaaatttaataaaaaaaaacaaaagtaggTATTGAGGGACACAGTTAAGAAAATGGGCAGAAAATTAatcccaatttttttataagtttcgtttcttaattaattatctcaTTGAAGTTGAGTTGTTCCAAAACCCTTTTTCTcttcatcatatatatatatatatatatatatatatatatataagaacacAATTACACTTGTCAAAATACATCACCAACAATGCCCTCTAGAGTAGGTTCAAAAATGTAGGACTAATATAGTATGTGTACCGAGCAAATTCCACTTGAATTAAGCAGTCAACCCAACAGAACCCATCTTTAGTAACCCTTCAAAGCTAAAGAAACCTAAACCAATACCCCAACACATGATGCAAACATTTATTTCTTATCTAACCACAACCTCAACCAATTCGACATGGAGCATCAAATGGCAAAGACGGcgacgacaacaacaacaacacattgtcctgcGACAAATTGCTAAAGGTTAAAAGTTAAAGCCCGCTATGATCGAGGAGCTAGGCATGGACGTACACCAAATTAATCCGAAATTAATCAGTGTACCATTGCATCCTCTTTAGGTATTTCGTTAGGCCTCAGACAACGCAACGaaggaacaacaacaacacaagaAGAAGCTGCATCAAGTACAACGAGTGGGTGCAAGAGGACATCCTTAACAAAATCCCGGTTTTCTCAAtctcaacaaaaacaacaagtgATGCCATTAATGAATGCTCCATTAGTTTGGGGCAATGGGAGGATGGGGATGTGGTGAGATTATTGCCTTCTTGTAACCATGCATCGATGCATGGTTCATGGACCATGCCAATTGCCCCTTTTGCCACTCAGCAATCACTTGTGATTGCGAGTTGATAGAAAATGTGGGAAACGGACAAAGGGTCTTTCATGTGCATGGGGATGTTTCATGTGATCATCACCATACATTgatgaatgatgatgatgtcaGTGGTTACACCCCAAGATTACAAAGGCCACACCCCATGTTGCTTCACACGCACTCTCTCTCGTCGCACATGCGGAGAAAGCCACGAGGTTTGGTGATGATGGGTTTGAAAAGGTCCTTGCCTTTGGATCAGACATCTTCGTATATTGCCATTACCATACAAAGAGATCAACTAGGAGAGGCTTTCACCTCTTCTAATTCTTCTACCAAAGGGCTGATCATGACGAGTCAGTACTATAACTATAGATCAAGATCGCGTAGTAGGCACCTTGATCACATGTCTTCGGTGTTGATGAGATCCTTCTCGCAGTTTCGGAACAGTACTACTGCAAGTGGTAGATACAATGTGATTCTTCCAAATTGAATGTACAATGAATCATGACCGGTCTAATTAGCTAGTGTAGATGGTTCTTCTTCTCTTCGATCGAACAAATAAGTTCAAGCACATATTTCTCGTAAATAATAtagattcaaatttaatataaccTTTCATCATATTGATCTTCAATAGTATACTCACCATCTTTCAGAGTTATTATAATTACGAAGGAACACCATAATCATGGAGTATTTTCTGACACATTCACATGCACATCGATCTTTTCGGTGACCAGTTTTTCTGAAACATTTATTGCGCCGTTTATTGATTTCTTGCTCTCATCATTATCAACCCTTGCTTTGGAGGAATGATGGCATATGTAagttcttaaatttatatatgttctTGAAGACATGCAGATGCAGGTATGCAAATTACAAAGGACGACGTTTTAAAGTGATAACTAAAAAGTAACGAACATCGAACAGGGTATTTTTATTGGAATTATATATGCATGCATGTcgaatgataaatttttatttttttactttaaaaattaaaaccctGTCCTATGAGTtactaaattttcatttttaaacttGTACTTGTTGataattaagatttaagaatatgtgtttaatttgaaaaatagtcattttttaCATGTAtgcaatacatatatatatcaaatatataatttaataattagatCTAAACATATCtagtaattgaaattaaaaaattaaaatgtgaatcatccaatccaaatccaaactgcatttttttattgaatcaaatcagattttttaacaattggattgagagattttttttattttttattttgcttaaaTCCAATCCAATCAATCCTTAAACATCTCTaatagatatataaaaaaaaaaaattgaagcacTCATGAgaaataatgttaattttttttctaaaattacatACCAATTTCTCCCTAAGAAGTTGAATGAGAACTGAAAGTCTAAAACCTATGACTAATTATGAAATACAACAACCTAATTATCTTACTGGATTCGACCGAGCCCGACATGATGCATATGCTTGTTTTGAAGTATGATGATGTTATGACCTAAATTCAattgttgatttatttgtaTAGATTTATTAATTTAGGATAAAGGTAGATCCatgagtttttgtttttattgaggCTTCAAATTTCCAGCGCTCCTACCTAATTGCCTTGTCTCATTAGTTtaataagaagagaaaaagtcGCTAcgcaataataaagcataagcacAACTAATCATTCACATTTGTTACGGTTACACTGTTCCCTTGAATTCCctagggaaaaaagaaaatcagtTAAAGAACCAAAGAAATTAGCGGGCGAATATAGAGAAGAAAAGcagtatttttactttttagagaAAATGTGATTATTTCATTGAGCTCTACGAAATTGGCAATGATAAATAGAAAGTTGATTTGTCCCCGTTAATTTACATAATTACATGCACacgaattaataaaattaaataaataaaaatacaaaagataTAAAAAGTTGTGGTTATCTTTATGTAAACGGTCCATGTGGATGGTGGGCCATTGAAAACTATAAAACGGACTCTCCAAAGACTTGCGTTTTTATTCCTTAATTACGTATACACCCACAACAATTATGCATTATTGAATCTTCACAAGGGGGAATTTGTTTTTTGGGACCTAGACCCGAAAAGAGGTAACTTTCCTATATACCCTTTCTTTTCCCACATCACGGACCTTGGACAAACCCCCCCTCTAAAGGCTCctattctttttcattatttttattgaaaaattttaTAATCACGAGGCTTCCCACCAGAGAGGGTTGTATattacaagtaaaaaaaatgtagatgATGCTGAATATTGAATATGTACCAACTTGGAGGGTATATAGAAGGAATAACCATTGGGATTAATTAGGAGCCAAAAGGTGCCCTATGAGGAATGCCTTTTCTTCTCCTTGCATTTGAAGAAGGTGGAGAAGGCGTGGATGAATACATGTCTTGTGTTGAACCTTCACGCAATCCTTCTTCTTGCTGTCTTGACGAGACTGATCCCCTTGAAGTATCCATTGTCAATTCTTCATTCCTACCATCCAAAGCAAAGCTTGCATCCCCATTTTTCTTTATTCCTTCaagctataaaaataaaagtattattaatACCATCAAATTAAACcaatatatagttaattaaaatgATCACATTAATTATATGTCACGCCATGTTCCCAACAATACTGCCtgataattaaaactaaaataaatacaaaactcATGCTTTTAACTATTAGTATGATTatgactattaattttttttttgaaagacattatgactattaaaatttaattaaaatgtcagCGTGATATTGTTATACTCAGACATGATGAATATTCAAAAGTAGAGGGAATATAATTATGATGGTGAATGATGGCGATGGGCTTTCAAATGTAGGTGATGATGTATGGGTGGTGGGTGTTATACCCATATGATGAGGATGATTGAGTTGTGAAAGATGTGCATGCTGATAATGAAatgaacaataatttttttcttaacacaatgatattaaaaataatatttcacctTACATCCCAAAGAGCAAAACCGAACTGGGTCCAAGAGGCTCCTTCCACAAATCTCACAAATCTGAGCTACTCCTTTTCCAGATTTTGGCTGAGGCCTCACATTCAGGAACAAAACTCGAGCACTGTTGATTACATATGTCTGCACTCCACTGATGTCCAACACTTTCTGGATTTCTGAGACCCTCACTACATCGTGATAGGAAGATCGCCTTATctaattaatcatcaataacaacctCACAAATTAAATAAGGATGAAAATAATATGAAGACAAATAAAATGACCTTTACATTTACATACATTATATTATTCTCTCAAACATTGTAAAATCAGCTCCATTGTTCAActgtattatattatattatattatataaatccagaaaaaaaaaaagagtaatggAAAATTAAATGCTGATAGATGAATATGCAAGCAGTGTTCATTAGCAACAATACCCCACCCACCTGAATGACTTGATGATCTTTGTGTCTTGAAGAACGGCAATAAAAGCAAAAGGCTTCACCATTGCAATCTATGCAAAACATGTTACATTCGCTTCTAGCGGCGTCAGCGTGAATCCGACACACGTTGAAGAAGGGTGTGTGAAGAAGTTGTTCAAGCCAAGGAGGTATCAGAACAACTGTGTCCTGCTGAAATCCCATTGTTGGAAAAATGGACATTCTATAAAACATCAATTCAGGGACATAAAGAAAAAATCTGAGACCAGCACGCACGCATAGATAgatacatgaaaataaatatatagatttataaataaatctatACCATTGTCGGTACCGGTGGATgatataaattaacaattaataataataataataataataataataatgtggtTCAATGGGCGAGTGAAGAATGGTGATGGAATTCAATTGTTGAAAAGATA harbors:
- the LOC114407134 gene encoding uncharacterized protein LOC114407134 isoform X2, whose product is MSIFPTMGFQQDTVVLIPPWLEQLLHTPFFNVCRIHADAARSECNMFCIDCNGEAFCFYCRSSRHKDHQVIQIRRSSYHDVVRVSEIQKVLDISGVQTYVINSARVLFLNVRPQPKSGKGVAQICEICGRSLLDPVRFCSLGCKLEGIKKNGDASFALDGRNEELTMDTSRGSVSSRQQEEGLREGSTQDMYSSTPSPPSSNARRRKGIPHRAPFGS
- the LOC114407134 gene encoding uncharacterized protein LOC114407134 isoform X1; protein product: MFYRMSIFPTMGFQQDTVVLIPPWLEQLLHTPFFNVCRIHADAARSECNMFCIDCNGEAFCFYCRSSRHKDHQVIQIRRSSYHDVVRVSEIQKVLDISGVQTYVINSARVLFLNVRPQPKSGKGVAQICEICGRSLLDPVRFCSLGCKLEGIKKNGDASFALDGRNEELTMDTSRGSVSSRQQEEGLREGSTQDMYSSTPSPPSSNARRRKGIPHRAPFGS